A single genomic interval of Sulfurovum sp. TSL6 harbors:
- a CDS encoding sodium:alanine symporter family protein, whose protein sequence is MNSIFEQINGLLGSLFFFDIFFGSMEGTNMPFIVAWLIVGGLFLTFRFGFINARMFGHAFKIITGKYKTADDVGEITPFQSLTTALSATVGLGNIAGVAIAIAVGGPGATFWMILAGFFGMTLKFTEVTLAQIYRERRPDGRIMGGAMQYLSIGLASKGYIKLGKVLAVMFAVLAIGGSLGAGNAFQTSQAMGALSERIPFFQEYPIVFGLILATLVGFVIIGGIKRIASTAEKIVPTMVFIYLAASLWILLTNASQVPGAISTIFHEAFAPTAAAGGLIGVLVQGFKRAAFSSEAGIGSAAIVHSTASVKYPVRQGMVALYEPFIDTIVICSMTALVIVTTGVYDPSGEFANLVASKQGAALTAAAYGTVISWFPVILSFSIVLFAFSTMISWSYYGERSWTYLFGEKYTLLYKLIFVSFTVISSVTSASTLLEFSDLLILGMALPNLIGLYMLQGVVHSNLKAYLKKWKSGELDRECIEKGVCKTE, encoded by the coding sequence TTTGAACAAATCAATGGCCTCTTGGGCTCTTTATTCTTTTTTGACATCTTTTTCGGCAGCATGGAAGGTACAAATATGCCCTTTATAGTTGCATGGCTGATCGTTGGAGGACTTTTTCTTACTTTTCGTTTTGGCTTTATTAATGCACGTATGTTCGGTCATGCCTTTAAGATCATCACTGGCAAATATAAGACCGCTGACGACGTAGGAGAGATCACTCCTTTCCAGTCTTTGACAACCGCCCTATCCGCCACAGTTGGACTTGGGAATATTGCAGGGGTTGCCATTGCCATTGCGGTAGGAGGTCCTGGAGCTACATTCTGGATGATCTTGGCAGGCTTCTTTGGCATGACACTCAAATTTACAGAAGTGACCCTTGCACAGATCTATAGGGAGAGAAGACCTGATGGACGTATCATGGGTGGAGCGATGCAGTATCTTTCCATAGGGCTGGCCTCTAAAGGCTATATCAAACTGGGAAAAGTACTCGCTGTGATGTTTGCTGTGCTTGCTATAGGAGGCAGTTTGGGTGCAGGGAATGCTTTCCAAACTTCACAAGCCATGGGTGCACTCTCAGAACGTATCCCTTTCTTTCAAGAGTATCCGATCGTTTTTGGTCTTATCTTGGCCACACTTGTAGGATTTGTCATTATCGGAGGGATTAAACGGATCGCAAGTACCGCAGAGAAGATCGTTCCTACAATGGTATTTATCTATTTGGCCGCATCCTTATGGATACTCCTCACAAACGCTTCTCAAGTGCCTGGTGCTATCTCAACCATCTTTCATGAAGCCTTTGCTCCTACTGCCGCTGCAGGTGGCCTTATAGGTGTTCTTGTACAAGGTTTTAAACGTGCTGCCTTCTCAAGTGAAGCGGGTATAGGTTCAGCTGCCATTGTACACTCTACTGCCTCAGTCAAATACCCTGTCAGACAGGGGATGGTAGCGCTTTATGAACCCTTTATAGATACCATCGTTATCTGTAGTATGACAGCGCTTGTGATCGTCACTACAGGGGTCTATGACCCTAGTGGCGAGTTTGCGAACCTTGTCGCTTCAAAACAGGGTGCGGCGCTTACAGCAGCAGCCTATGGAACGGTGATTTCATGGTTCCCTGTTATCTTGTCATTTTCCATTGTACTTTTTGCTTTTTCCACGATGATATCATGGTCTTATTATGGCGAGCGTTCTTGGACTTACCTCTTTGGAGAAAAATATACTTTATTGTATAAACTGATCTTTGTTTCATTTACCGTCATCTCATCAGTCACCAGCGCTTCCACGCTGTTAGAATTCTCCGATCTTCTCATCTTGGGGATGGCCTTGCCAAACCTTATAGGACTCTATATGCTGCAAGGTGTTGTTCACTCAAACCTCAAAGCGTATCTTAAAAAATGGAAAAGTGGTGAGTTAGACAGAGAGTGTATAGAAAAAGGGGTGTGCAAAACTGAGTAA
- the purM gene encoding phosphoribosylformylglycinamidine cyclo-ligase, translating to MSNISYKDAGVDIDAGNEFVEAIKSDVKSTFDKNVIGGIGSFAGAYALPTGYKEPVILSATDGVGTKLRIAIESGKLDTVGIDLVAMCVNDLICNNGTPMFFLDYYATGKLLPENAKDVVAGIAEGCRRSECALVGGETAEMPGMYSDDDFDLAGFAVGIAERSEMDTVANVKEGQVLIAMPSSGVHSNGYSLVRKLLFDKLGMSLETEFEGKPLVETLLEPTRIYVKEYKANKHYVKALAHITGGGIVENLPRVLPEGMRAIVNKDAIKVLPIFEFMSKYVEEEEMYRAFNMGVGMVWVVEPENVDAVLANTDGYVIGALAHGEKGVEMV from the coding sequence ATGTCAAATATATCATATAAAGATGCCGGTGTCGATATCGATGCGGGTAATGAGTTTGTAGAAGCGATCAAGAGCGATGTAAAATCTACTTTTGATAAAAATGTCATCGGCGGTATCGGTTCATTTGCAGGTGCCTATGCACTTCCGACAGGTTATAAAGAGCCAGTCATACTTTCTGCAACAGATGGCGTGGGTACGAAGCTTCGTATCGCCATAGAGAGCGGTAAACTTGATACCGTAGGTATCGACCTTGTAGCTATGTGTGTCAATGATCTTATCTGTAACAACGGTACACCGATGTTCTTCCTAGACTACTATGCAACGGGTAAATTGCTTCCTGAGAATGCAAAAGATGTGGTTGCTGGTATCGCAGAGGGTTGTCGCAGATCTGAATGTGCGCTTGTAGGGGGTGAAACAGCTGAAATGCCTGGCATGTATTCAGATGATGACTTTGACCTTGCAGGATTTGCAGTAGGTATAGCAGAACGTTCAGAGATGGATACGGTTGCCAATGTGAAAGAGGGGCAGGTCCTTATTGCTATGCCAAGCTCTGGAGTACATTCAAACGGGTATTCATTGGTGAGAAAACTTCTCTTTGACAAGTTGGGTATGAGTCTTGAGACAGAGTTTGAAGGCAAACCGCTTGTAGAGACCCTGCTCGAACCGACACGTATCTATGTAAAAGAGTATAAAGCCAATAAACACTATGTGAAAGCCTTGGCCCACATCACAGGAGGAGGGATTGTAGAAAACCTTCCTAGAGTCCTTCCTGAGGGTATGAGAGCTATTGTAAACAAAGATGCCATAAAAGTATTGCCTATCTTTGAATTCATGAGCAAGTATGTTGAAGAAGAAGAGATGTACAGAGCCTTTAATATGGGTGTAGGAATGGTATGGGTTGTAGAACCTGAAAATGTAGATGCCGTACTTGCAAATACAGACGGTTATGTCATCGGTGCACTTGCACATGGTGAAAAGGGTGTGGAGATGGTGTAA
- a CDS encoding MTH1187 family thiamine-binding protein, whose translation MSALVEFSMFPTEKTQSKSAFVARVLDIVDKSGLAYQLTPMGTIIEGETVEEVLAVINNAYEELQKDCGRVYSSIKIDWRDGPVGRLGNKVGSVEEKLGRKLRS comes from the coding sequence ATGTCAGCATTAGTAGAATTCAGTATGTTCCCAACGGAAAAAACCCAAAGTAAAAGTGCCTTTGTAGCAAGAGTCTTAGACATTGTAGATAAAAGCGGATTGGCGTACCAGCTTACACCTATGGGTACGATCATAGAAGGTGAAACCGTAGAAGAAGTTTTGGCTGTGATCAACAATGCCTATGAAGAACTCCAAAAAGATTGCGGTCGTGTCTATAGCTCTATAAAGATTGATTGGCGTGATGGTCCAGTGGGTAGACTGGGTAACAAAGTAGGTTCTGTTGAAGAAAAGCTAGGACGAAAACTTCGTTCTTAA
- a CDS encoding NAD(P)/FAD-dependent oxidoreductase, whose translation MADMIVVGAGAAGLVAAITAARTGQKVLLLEQNSKIGKKILVSGNGKCNIDNKYIALHRFHGENPDFIDAILKGYDFDVVEKFFTSIGLELIEGKEGKMFPMSLQASSVVEMLEYEAKRAGVQILCDCGVTSLSKEGDTFTLETSQGIKRCKKLLLASGSPAAPQLGGSNSGYAFATKMGHSLIPRHPSLVQLCSDETWVKACAGVKVSGVAQLYANGEYITEKKGDLLFTNYGISGLAILDLSREVSTRLANYDYCELNLDLMPELSKEKLTNLLLGRIKEGSEKPIEIWLHGVINKKLISIILEQSKCKAKQENDLNRKEIGKLVYAIKNLKLSINDTKGFKGAEVATGGVNTTEINPQTMESKLVPNLYFAGEILDVDGDRGGFNFHFAWISGLRIGNNL comes from the coding sequence ATGGCGGATATGATTGTTGTAGGTGCGGGGGCAGCAGGGCTCGTCGCTGCTATCACTGCTGCAAGAACAGGGCAGAAGGTACTATTACTGGAACAAAACAGCAAAATCGGCAAAAAAATACTTGTTTCTGGTAACGGAAAATGTAACATAGACAACAAATACATCGCCTTACATCGCTTTCATGGAGAAAATCCTGATTTTATAGACGCAATATTAAAAGGATATGACTTTGACGTAGTAGAAAAGTTTTTCACATCCATAGGACTTGAGCTCATCGAAGGAAAAGAAGGCAAAATGTTTCCTATGTCATTGCAAGCCAGTTCCGTGGTTGAAATGCTTGAGTATGAAGCCAAAAGGGCAGGCGTACAGATACTATGTGACTGTGGAGTCACATCCTTAAGTAAAGAAGGTGATACTTTTACTCTAGAAACATCTCAAGGAATCAAGCGTTGCAAAAAACTCCTTTTGGCATCAGGTTCACCTGCCGCACCACAACTTGGGGGTTCGAACTCCGGATATGCCTTTGCCACAAAGATGGGACATAGTCTCATACCGCGTCACCCTTCTCTCGTCCAACTCTGTTCAGATGAAACATGGGTGAAAGCCTGTGCAGGAGTGAAAGTGTCCGGAGTGGCACAACTCTATGCCAACGGTGAGTACATCACAGAGAAAAAGGGTGACCTGCTTTTCACAAACTATGGAATCAGCGGATTGGCCATCCTGGATCTTAGCCGGGAGGTCAGTACAAGACTGGCAAATTATGACTATTGTGAACTCAACTTGGATCTCATGCCAGAACTTAGCAAAGAAAAACTCACCAACTTACTGCTAGGTCGCATAAAAGAGGGAAGTGAAAAACCTATAGAGATATGGCTTCACGGTGTCATAAACAAAAAACTCATCTCAATCATTTTAGAACAGTCGAAGTGTAAAGCCAAACAAGAAAATGACTTAAACAGAAAAGAGATAGGCAAACTTGTCTACGCTATCAAAAACCTCAAACTTTCCATCAACGATACCAAAGGGTTCAAAGGTGCAGAAGTCGCCACAGGCGGTGTCAACACCACTGAAATAAACCCGCAAACGATGGAATCAAAACTCGTACCCAATCTTTACTTTGCAGGAGAAATACTCGATGTCGATGGAGACAGGGGAGGATTTAACTTTCACTTCGCCTGGATAAGCGGATTACGGATAGGAAATAATCTATAA
- the typA gene encoding translational GTPase TypA, which yields MQKIKNIAVIAHVDHGKTTLVDQLLQQSGTYAAHQEVQERAMDSNDIEKERGITILSKNTAITYGDHKINIIDTPGHADFGGEVERVLKMVDGVLMLVDAQEGAMPQTKFVLKKAVELGLIPVVVINKIDKDGADPERVLDEMFDLLVALDANEEQLEFPVLYAAARDGYAKWEMEDENKDMTPLFEAILEKVPYPQGSPDNDTQAQVFTLDSDNFVGRIGITRIFNGKVKKGDEYLLVKADGSKSKSRVSKLIGFKGLDRIEIQEAEAGDIVAIAGFADIDVGDSICDPVNPVALDPMHVEEPTLSVIMSVNDGPLAGTEGKHVTSNKIRERLEKEMETNIAMRMEPTGEAAFKVSGRGELQIGILAENMRREGFEFLLARPEVVVKEENGVRMEPFEHLVVDVPEEFQGVAIEKLGKRKAEMTSLTPMPDGTVRLEFEIPARGLIGFRNEFLTDTKGEGIMNHSYLEYRPYSGTVVSRTPGALVSMDNGEAVAFSIFNLQARGVMFIKPQDKVYSGMVIGESARPGDLDVNPLKGKQLTNMRTSGADDAIKLVPPRPITLESAMEWIEDDELIEITPISIRIRKKYLDENIRKRMARDKKNAK from the coding sequence ATGCAAAAAATTAAAAACATTGCGGTTATCGCTCACGTTGACCACGGTAAAACTACACTTGTGGATCAATTACTTCAGCAATCAGGAACATATGCTGCACACCAAGAGGTGCAAGAAAGAGCAATGGACTCTAATGATATCGAAAAAGAAAGAGGAATTACGATTCTTTCTAAAAACACGGCTATTACTTATGGTGATCACAAGATCAACATTATTGACACCCCGGGTCACGCCGACTTTGGTGGTGAAGTTGAGCGTGTACTTAAGATGGTAGATGGTGTATTGATGCTAGTTGATGCACAAGAAGGTGCGATGCCACAAACAAAATTCGTTTTGAAAAAAGCGGTTGAACTTGGACTTATTCCCGTTGTTGTGATCAACAAGATCGACAAAGATGGAGCAGATCCGGAAAGAGTACTTGACGAAATGTTCGACCTTCTGGTTGCGCTGGATGCAAATGAAGAACAATTAGAATTCCCAGTCCTTTATGCAGCAGCAAGAGATGGTTATGCAAAATGGGAAATGGAAGATGAAAACAAAGACATGACACCACTTTTCGAAGCGATTTTAGAAAAAGTACCATATCCACAGGGTTCACCGGACAACGATACACAGGCACAGGTATTTACCCTTGATTCAGACAATTTTGTTGGACGTATAGGTATTACACGTATCTTTAACGGGAAAGTGAAAAAAGGGGATGAGTATCTTCTCGTTAAAGCAGATGGTTCTAAATCAAAATCTAGAGTTTCTAAACTTATCGGATTTAAAGGACTTGATCGTATCGAGATCCAAGAAGCTGAAGCAGGTGATATTGTAGCGATCGCAGGGTTTGCTGACATTGATGTGGGTGACTCTATCTGTGATCCTGTAAATCCGGTAGCACTAGACCCTATGCATGTTGAAGAGCCTACACTTTCAGTTATCATGTCGGTCAATGACGGTCCTTTGGCAGGTACAGAAGGTAAACACGTCACCTCTAACAAGATCCGTGAAAGACTTGAAAAAGAGATGGAAACAAACATTGCTATGCGTATGGAGCCTACAGGTGAAGCAGCATTCAAAGTATCAGGCCGTGGGGAACTACAGATCGGTATTTTGGCTGAAAATATGAGAAGAGAAGGGTTTGAATTCCTTCTTGCACGTCCTGAAGTTGTTGTGAAAGAAGAAAACGGTGTAAGAATGGAGCCATTCGAACACTTGGTTGTAGATGTTCCGGAAGAGTTTCAGGGGGTTGCCATTGAAAAACTCGGAAAAAGAAAAGCTGAGATGACTTCACTCACACCTATGCCAGACGGTACTGTAAGACTTGAATTTGAAATTCCTGCACGTGGACTTATCGGATTTAGAAATGAATTTTTGACAGACACTAAGGGTGAAGGTATCATGAACCACTCTTACTTAGAGTACAGACCTTATTCTGGAACTGTTGTTAGTAGAACACCGGGTGCATTGGTTTCTATGGATAACGGTGAAGCCGTAGCCTTCTCTATCTTTAACCTTCAGGCTAGAGGTGTGATGTTCATTAAACCACAAGACAAAGTATACTCGGGTATGGTTATCGGGGAATCTGCAAGACCGGGTGACTTGGATGTGAACCCGCTTAAAGGAAAGCAGCTTACAAACATGAGAACTTCGGGTGCTGATGATGCCATCAAGCTTGTACCACCAAGACCTATTACCCTTGAAAGCGCAATGGAATGGATAGAAGATGATGAACTTATCGAAATTACTCCTATCTCGATCAGAATCAGAAAGAAATATTTGGATGAGAATATCCGAAAGAGAATGGCAAGAGACAAAAAGAACGCTAAATAG
- a CDS encoding deoxyguanosinetriphosphate triphosphohydrolase, which yields MRPDERFFSFEKDFRDPYARDRDRVVHCSSFRRLEYKTQVFLNHEGDYFRTRLTHSLEVSQIARTLSRMLELNETLAEVIALSHDLGHTPFGHVGGDELDKLLKADGRPLGFEHNFQSFRVLTKLEKRYKEFDGLNLTFATLEGVLKHSYPYKKPFLDGLDPHFDLEKHPSLEAMVVDHADEIAYTSHDIDDGIKYGLITFDDLLKDELCLRVDEVVQNEGVTREEKLYRHRFVAGLIKLLVEDFIDNSKDGAKKYREETPICVTIDAQEKLPVGFSKETGIQLKKLKKLLHQKLYRHQKIVRKMHAGKQCIQGLYKAFTEDTDLLPPYQKELFEVRTKERVIADYIAAMTDRYAMKTYHEMYGFSL from the coding sequence GTGAGACCCGATGAACGATTTTTTAGTTTCGAAAAAGATTTTAGAGACCCTTATGCAAGAGACAGAGATAGAGTAGTCCACTGCAGCTCTTTTAGACGGTTAGAGTATAAAACACAGGTTTTTTTGAACCATGAGGGTGACTATTTTCGTACACGATTAACCCATTCACTTGAAGTAAGTCAGATAGCCAGAACACTTTCACGTATGTTGGAGCTCAATGAGACCCTTGCAGAAGTGATTGCACTTTCACATGATCTGGGACATACACCGTTTGGGCATGTGGGTGGAGACGAGTTAGATAAACTTCTCAAGGCAGATGGCAGACCATTGGGCTTTGAACATAATTTTCAGTCGTTCAGGGTTTTGACCAAACTGGAAAAACGTTATAAAGAGTTTGATGGGCTTAATCTCACGTTTGCTACGCTCGAAGGGGTACTTAAACACTCCTATCCTTATAAAAAACCTTTTTTAGACGGATTAGATCCCCATTTTGATTTAGAAAAACATCCTTCACTTGAAGCGATGGTAGTGGATCATGCAGATGAGATAGCCTACACCTCACACGACATAGATGACGGTATCAAATACGGACTCATTACTTTTGATGATCTGTTAAAAGATGAGCTTTGTTTAAGAGTGGATGAAGTGGTACAAAATGAGGGCGTTACACGAGAAGAAAAACTCTATAGACACCGTTTTGTAGCAGGGCTTATTAAGCTGCTTGTAGAGGATTTTATAGATAATTCAAAGGATGGTGCAAAAAAATATCGAGAAGAAACACCTATTTGTGTGACCATCGATGCACAAGAGAAATTACCTGTAGGATTTTCAAAAGAGACAGGAATACAGCTTAAAAAACTCAAAAAACTGCTACATCAGAAACTTTACAGACATCAAAAAATTGTACGTAAAATGCACGCAGGGAAACAGTGTATTCAAGGACTCTATAAAGCATTTACAGAAGATACAGATCTACTTCCTCCCTATCAAAAAGAGCTTTTTGAAGTACGTACAAAAGAACGGGTCATTGCAGATTATATTGCAGCAATGACGGACCGTTATGCGATGAAAACGTATCATGAAATGTACGGGTTTTCACTATAA
- a CDS encoding FAD-dependent thymidylate synthase encodes METMEMYHIEYEKPKVTLLQQSGLGVAEIAARTCYDSFENSENACVKHAMDDLDTDAINNIEDSDLLSNLAWVHHHHSIIEHASLSFLIQGTSRGVLQEHARHRLQAISVRSTRYTMSSVINAFVASIEAEDGFAFFFETLLTLNLFVITDKAYLNIEIRAIYDKLYFQYQRDSDFIQTAVAKSSIPFIEENKDNAEALFKALENGKKKRNVGDGFKHIVSDNWKVDMVVTFNIRSLKNYFDLRDSGAAWFQIQWLAEAMKEVTPLKYLKLIDKNYKQKS; translated from the coding sequence ATGGAAACAATGGAAATGTATCACATAGAGTATGAAAAACCTAAAGTTACACTTTTGCAACAATCTGGCCTTGGTGTTGCAGAGATAGCTGCAAGAACATGCTATGATAGTTTTGAAAACAGTGAAAATGCATGTGTAAAGCATGCAATGGACGATTTAGATACGGATGCCATCAATAATATCGAGGATTCAGATCTGCTTTCAAACCTTGCGTGGGTACATCACCATCACTCCATTATCGAACATGCGTCTTTAAGCTTTTTGATACAGGGAACTTCACGAGGTGTGCTTCAGGAACATGCAAGACACAGACTTCAAGCTATTTCTGTGAGAAGTACACGTTACACCATGTCAAGCGTTATCAATGCTTTTGTAGCTTCAATTGAGGCAGAAGACGGTTTTGCCTTCTTTTTTGAAACACTTCTCACTTTAAACCTCTTCGTCATTACAGACAAAGCGTATTTAAATATTGAGATCAGAGCGATCTATGATAAATTATATTTTCAATATCAAAGAGACAGTGATTTCATACAGACTGCCGTAGCAAAATCTTCTATACCTTTCATAGAAGAAAACAAAGACAATGCTGAAGCACTCTTTAAAGCATTGGAAAACGGAAAGAAAAAAAGAAATGTGGGAGATGGATTTAAACACATTGTCTCAGATAACTGGAAAGTAGATATGGTGGTCACATTTAATATCAGAAGTCTTAAAAACTATTTTGACCTTAGAGATTCCGGTGCAGCATGGTTCCAGATACAATGGCTGGCTGAAGCAATGAAAGAAGTCACCCCTTTAAAATACTTGAAACTCATAGATAAAAATTATAAACAAAAATCATAG
- a CDS encoding porin family protein → MKKFNLSLVAFLTMSAFATAGGDIAIVEPVVETPMVEESTGSFYTGLGYAYMNIDPDNSPEANGDAVLLLAGYNFNQYIGVEGRYSGLTDCLENAAIYLKPMYPMNGITLYGLLGYGQVDYDGGQSLSESGFQWGLGANYEVVENISVFVDYTNLYDDTGFDGALPNQDVLADSINVGFTYTF, encoded by the coding sequence ATGAAAAAATTCAATCTTTCATTAGTAGCGTTTTTGACAATGAGTGCATTCGCAACAGCGGGTGGAGATATCGCAATAGTAGAACCAGTAGTAGAAACTCCAATGGTAGAGGAGTCTACAGGCTCATTTTATACAGGTCTAGGTTATGCTTATATGAATATAGATCCTGATAATAGTCCTGAGGCAAATGGAGACGCAGTACTTTTACTGGCAGGATATAACTTTAACCAATATATCGGTGTAGAAGGTAGGTATTCTGGACTTACAGATTGCCTTGAAAATGCCGCCATTTATCTTAAACCTATGTATCCAATGAACGGAATTACACTTTATGGATTGCTTGGATACGGGCAAGTAGATTATGATGGTGGACAAAGCTTATCTGAATCTGGTTTTCAGTGGGGTCTAGGTGCAAACTATGAAGTGGTTGAGAATATAAGTGTATTCGTAGACTATACAAACCTCTATGATGACACAGGATTTGATGGTGCATTACCAAATCAAGATGTTCTGGCTGATTCTATCAATGTAGGATTTACCTATACATTCTAA
- a CDS encoding murein L,D-transpeptidase → MTLNPLHAEALSIDNISAHIQKGLQTRISGQNKPIIQDIYAQTGDKPLWIGNQNKTRTSHLIQALNDPLFNYKNKSFDQISIKHLFYQLDNGEISQAKQASAYAKLDLVLTSSFVRLVRFIVQGDVDWNMVQEKLNSLEQSDDITARWEMEPKPFPDHDELISAIENDTLYAYLTSLLPMEKRYRKLVTLLNDYRRMDKFPKIKYSKKTLKLGDRSSRIKEIKRRLQITGDYPKKAPIDNKFDQTLKRAVMTYQKRYLIKVTGMVDRTTTYYLNLPAKNNIQAIITNLDKTKLYPKQFEDEYIEVNIPDFNLRYYKEGEQIMKKGIVVGRIDRPTPLFSNAIRYMVLNPTWTITDNLVKRDLIPVFRKDPMYLEENNIHAFRGKKEVEVTPEMLAPYEKSEEKVPYRFVQFPGDNNALGRVKFMFPNKYDVYLHDTDNKSLLSRRYKIYSSGCMRLEKPFDLVSLLLEHVRKSYSQNEIDEILESNEPKIIGLRQTVPIHMLYFTVYEEDGLAYFKNDIYLYDKIIEESVVGNKKATFTVPKKRMISVKKNARPLSN, encoded by the coding sequence TTGACACTAAATCCTCTTCATGCAGAAGCACTTTCAATTGACAATATCTCTGCACATATCCAAAAAGGACTCCAAACACGTATCAGTGGTCAAAATAAACCTATCATTCAAGATATTTATGCACAAACCGGTGATAAACCTTTATGGATCGGCAATCAAAACAAGACAAGAACAAGTCATTTGATACAAGCACTCAATGATCCTCTTTTTAACTATAAAAATAAATCCTTTGATCAAATATCTATCAAACATCTCTTTTATCAGCTTGACAATGGAGAGATCAGCCAAGCAAAACAAGCCTCTGCCTATGCAAAACTTGACCTTGTACTTACCAGTTCATTCGTACGTTTAGTCAGATTTATTGTTCAGGGTGATGTAGACTGGAACATGGTACAGGAAAAACTGAACAGCCTTGAACAAAGTGATGATATTACAGCCAGATGGGAAATGGAACCTAAACCATTTCCAGATCATGACGAACTTATCTCTGCTATAGAAAACGATACACTCTATGCGTATCTAACTTCTTTGCTTCCAATGGAAAAACGATATAGAAAACTCGTTACACTTTTAAATGATTATCGTAGGATGGATAAATTTCCAAAGATAAAATATAGTAAGAAAACTTTAAAACTAGGTGACAGATCAAGTCGTATTAAAGAGATAAAGAGACGCCTGCAGATCACTGGAGATTACCCTAAAAAAGCACCTATTGACAATAAGTTTGATCAAACGCTTAAAAGAGCTGTTATGACTTACCAAAAACGTTACCTTATCAAAGTGACCGGTATGGTTGACAGAACAACGACCTATTATCTTAATCTTCCTGCAAAAAATAATATACAGGCCATCATTACAAATTTGGACAAAACAAAACTCTATCCAAAACAATTTGAAGATGAGTATATTGAAGTGAATATCCCCGATTTTAATTTGCGATACTATAAAGAGGGTGAACAAATCATGAAAAAAGGTATTGTAGTAGGTCGCATAGACAGACCAACCCCTCTTTTCTCCAATGCGATACGCTATATGGTGCTCAACCCCACATGGACCATTACCGATAATCTGGTAAAACGGGATCTAATACCTGTGTTTAGAAAAGATCCTATGTATTTGGAAGAGAACAATATACATGCATTTAGAGGCAAAAAAGAGGTTGAGGTCACACCAGAGATGCTCGCCCCCTATGAAAAAAGTGAGGAAAAGGTGCCTTACCGTTTTGTACAGTTTCCGGGTGACAACAATGCCCTAGGAAGAGTGAAGTTCATGTTTCCCAACAAATACGATGTCTATCTGCATGATACAGATAATAAATCACTTCTCTCTCGACGTTATAAGATCTATAGTTCCGGATGTATGCGTCTGGAGAAACCTTTTGATCTTGTATCCTTGCTGCTTGAACACGTAAGAAAGAGTTATTCTCAAAATGAGATAGATGAAATACTTGAAAGCAATGAGCCAAAGATTATTGGACTCAGACAAACCGTACCTATACATATGCTTTATTTTACCGTGTATGAAGAAGATGGTTTGGCTTATTTTAAAAATGACATCTATCTGTATGATAAGATCATTGAAGAATCCGTGGTGGGAAATAAAAAGGCTACATTTACTGTACCTAAAAAGCGTATGATCTCTGTAAAAAAAAATGCACGGCCGCTTTCTAATTAG
- the ruvC gene encoding crossover junction endodeoxyribonuclease RuvC produces MNILGIDPGSRNLGYCIIYWDGKKFSLIEAGLLKIKAKELQEQIVELVEGIDVILKAHKVDEVAIEDIFFAYNPKSVLKLAQFRGALSLKILQEVGYFYEYTPLQVKKAVTGNGKADKEQVAFMVKRLFGIKKEIKPLDITDAMAIALTHLQRVKLRKKSN; encoded by the coding sequence ATGAATATTTTAGGAATAGACCCCGGAAGCCGTAATTTAGGGTATTGTATCATATATTGGGATGGAAAAAAGTTTTCACTTATTGAAGCAGGTTTACTCAAAATAAAAGCAAAAGAACTACAGGAACAGATCGTTGAGCTTGTAGAGGGTATAGACGTCATTTTAAAGGCACATAAAGTGGATGAAGTGGCCATTGAAGATATCTTTTTTGCTTATAATCCCAAGTCGGTTTTAAAGCTTGCACAGTTTAGAGGAGCACTTTCATTAAAGATACTTCAAGAGGTAGGTTATTTCTATGAATATACACCATTACAGGTAAAAAAAGCAGTTACAGGAAATGGAAAAGCAGATAAAGAACAAGTTGCTTTTATGGTAAAAAGATTGTTCGGTATCAAAAAGGAGATCAAACCTTTGGATATCACAGATGCTATGGCTATAGCACTGACACATCTTCAAAGGGTGAAATTACGAAAAAAATCTAATTAG